One window of Bacteroidota bacterium genomic DNA carries:
- a CDS encoding Bro-N domain-containing protein produces MANIKLFEEKRIRSVWNDTDQKRYFSVADVIQILTDTVNPKDYIKKMRKRDPELNSNWGTICPPLEMIAADGKKRKIQCANAESLLRIIQSVPSPKAEPFKRWLAKVGYERLEEIENPELAQARMREIYKAKGYSDEWIEKRVRGIAIRDELTNEWKKRGVKEAKEYAILTAEISQATFGLVPGDYKKLKGLTKPQENLRDHMNDLELIFTMLGEAATTEIARNKNAQGLPENEQAAVEDGTVAGNARKELEKKSGRQVVTSQNYKSLSEKKVRQLRKKK; encoded by the coding sequence ATGGCAAATATAAAATTATTTGAAGAAAAGAGAATCCGATCAGTCTGGAATGATACCGACCAAAAACGATATTTCTCCGTTGCTGATGTTATCCAGATTTTAACCGACACCGTAAATCCAAAAGATTATATCAAAAAGATGCGAAAACGGGATCCGGAGCTAAATTCCAACTGGGGGACAATTTGTCCCCCCCTTGAGATGATTGCAGCCGATGGGAAAAAACGGAAGATTCAATGTGCAAATGCAGAAAGCTTGCTTCGCATCATACAATCGGTGCCTTCCCCTAAAGCCGAACCTTTTAAGCGCTGGCTGGCAAAAGTAGGTTATGAGCGTCTTGAGGAAATCGAAAACCCGGAACTTGCTCAGGCGCGGATGCGCGAAATTTACAAGGCGAAAGGTTACAGCGATGAATGGATCGAAAAGCGTGTCCGCGGTATTGCTATACGGGATGAATTGACAAATGAATGGAAAAAGCGAGGAGTGAAGGAAGCAAAGGAATATGCAATCCTCACAGCAGAGATAAGCCAAGCAACATTTGGCTTAGTACCTGGTGATTATAAAAAGCTCAAAGGATTAACGAAACCTCAGGAGAATCTGCGCGACCATATGAACGATCTTGAATTAATTTTTACCATGTTGGGCGAAGCAGCCACAACGGAAATAGCCCGAAATAAGAATGCACAGGGACTTCCTGAAAACGAGCAAGCCGCAGTCGAAGACGGTACAGTGGCAGGAAATGCCAGAAAAGAATTAGAAAAGAAATCGGGCAGACAAGTAGTTACAAGTCAGAATTATAAATCCCTTTCAGAGAAAAAGGTACGACAACTAAGAAAGAAAAAGTAA